TTACTTCCACACTTAGTATCACTTTGTCTTAAATCTAGTACTTTCATCAATATATCATCTCAGAACTAATATTTAGGATCTTTTCATCTTCAAGGAAATAGATTCTATTCCAATTATCTCTTTTCATTTTATAAATTATTGATGATAAAATAACTCTAGTGTTACAGAACGCACCTACGCATCCAGTCTCTTCTACTATCGTAAAATCAATCATTTTATATAGTTTATTTTCTCTCTCGTCACCAGAAGATAATATTATAATATTTCTATTTCTTGAGGAGAATATAGGAGAATGCACAAATAATTCGAGTCTTTCGTAATTAGATGGTATACCAAAAACTTCAGCCATTTTTAAACTACTGAAATATGCTACGCCATAATTTTCCGATTTACCTATAAAGAAGGGACTATTATCTAGGTTAATAACTTTATTTACTCTCTCTTTATCTTCTTCAAATCTAAACATAGAATAAAGAGCTGATAATGACATTAGGAAGGATAAAAAACCTGGAAGTTTAGCTTTGGGCCTATAAGGTAATATAACGACGTCATTAACTTCTTTAGCAAGTGGTGATTCCGAATTTGCTGTAATTCCAATAACCTTAACGCCCTTACTTCTTAACTTTTTAGCTAGAATTACGTTATACCTTGTTTTTCCAGAGACAGATACGATAACAGTTGGTTTAGTAATATTAACCTCTAATGCCTCATAAGGGTCTAAAACTGTTATTTTCCTCTTACTTTTCCCTTCTATGACTAAACCGCTAGCGTAAGAATCTCCAGATCCTATTATATACGCCTCATCTAGTTGAATATGAGAATCTACTTGATAGTTAGTATTTAATTCCTCCTCGAGTAACTTGATATAGTTCATATAATATTATTTAGGTGTTGTTCAAATGAAAAGTATAATTAGAGCTGGAATAGCGTTAGGGGCAGATAATCCCTTAAAGAAAGTATACGTTGGTGTTAATGAAGGAAAAATAGAAGTTGTAAGTAATGAAGAGTTAGCTGGTTATGAGGATGCTGAGTTAGATATAGGCGGATGGGATAGGCTTCTCTCACCTGGATTTATTTCTATCCATACTTTCATTACTTTATATCCTTTTAGATTTAGAATATTTTATGGAAAAATTAATGCTAATGATCTTCTTTCAGTTATGAGTAATAATGATGTATATCATTTAGCTCTTTTAGGGGCATATCATTTGTTAAGATCCGGCGTTACCACTGTTGTATTTAGCGATAAATATCCAGACCCCGTAGCTAGAGCTGTAACTAATGTAGGTTTAAGACCAATTATTGCTATCCCAGTAGGGTGTAATAACTCTCCGGATAATTGGGAAAAGGAGTTTAAAGCGATGTATAACAGATGGTCGCACTCTGGAAGTAACAACGTTATTTTAAAATTATGTGACCAAAGCCTTAGTAAAGAGGTTTTTGACGTAGCAAAAAGTACTAACATAGTTGTACTAGTTGAACGAACTGTTAATTTATCAAGTTTTAAAAAAGATGAACTGCCAGAAAATATAATTGCATTAGGCGGAGGTTCAAGAAGTGATCTAGATTATATAAAGAAGTATAAGATATATTTATCTTTTACCCCTTCGTTAGAAATCTCTAGGTTTCCATTAAGTGAATATAAACCATCTTTGGCATTAGACCTTGTTCCTTCATTTGATATAAGACAAGAGATTGCCTTAGCTTCAACTAGATTAATGTTAACACCTGAAGAAGCTTTTAGATCGATAACCATTTGGGGTCATCAGCAACTTGGTTTAAACGCTGGCTATTTAGGTATTAATAGTGATGCTGACTTGATTATCTATGAATATAGAGAACCGCCAGCTTTTCCATTAGATTATAATTCTCCCTATGAATCCTTGATATATTCTGGTTATAACATAGAAACTGTATTTGTAGGTGGAGAGAGCGTATTAGATGGTGGAGTACCTCTAAATGTGGGATTAAAGGATGTAGAAGAAGGATTAAGGAGGGTAGAGGAAATTGATAAAAGACTTGGTGAAAGAATTAGGTCTCTGGAAAAGAGTAGAGATAATAGGTGATATAGCAGTAATAGGAATACCTTTTGATAAAACCCCAGAAGATGTTAAGCCATTTGCTGAGGAATTACTTAGGAAGCTTACATATATTAAGGCAGTTTGGGGAAGATATAGGGATACCCATGGTGATTATAGATTATCTACGTTAGTTCATTTGGCTGGTGAAAAAAGAAGTGAAACTATATATAAAGAGCATGGTTGCAAGTACTTTTTAGATATAACAAAGGTCTTTTTCTCTGCTAAATTGTCATATGAGCACCTAAGGATAGCTAAGGAAGTAAAAAGTGGTGAGATAATTATAAATATGTTCGCTGGATATGGACCTTTTTCTATCCTATCTTATATCTTAGGAAAACCAAAGATTGTTTATTCTATAGATATTAATCCTTTTGCATATTACTATATGATGGTTAATATTGATCTTAATAAAGCGTACGGTGTTATTCCAATATATGGTAATGCTTTCGAAAAAATAAATTATTTACCATTAGCTGATAGGATAATTTCCCCTTTGCCAGAGAAAGCTGAAGAAGCTTTTAAAGTAGCGTGGGATCATGTGAAAAGTGGTGGAATAATTCATTTATTTACTGAAGTAGAGGGTGAGGATCCTTTAAACAAGATAAAAGATATGTATCCAAACGTAATTTTTGCGAGGATTGTGAGAAGTGTAAAACCAAAAGTTTATCATGTAGTTGTAGATATAAGAAAATAATGGATATTTACACAATAATGTTATTAGGTTATCAAGTTTCTCAGAAAAAGACTGTTAATGCTGGTGTATATACGATTAAATTTCATAGAAGAAAGAAAAATAACACATACATGTACATAGTAGAATTAGAAATTGAAGGAAAAGTAATAGAAAGGGGAATTTTTAGTGAATATTCTAACGCAGTAATATATGCTGGTGAGATTTTTAGTCGTTTTCGTTAATGCTTATAAATTGAATAAGTTAATTAGTTGTGAGAAAGTTGCTTAGAGATGAAGTCCTCGAAGTTCTAAAAAGTGGAAGGGTAGATTACGTTAGAGTAGTATTTGCTGACATTTTAGGAAACAGTAGAGGAAGGTCTTTGAGAAGGATTGAGTTTGAGAAATCATTAAATAAAGGTATAGAGTATTCAGAAGCACTTCTTTATCTTGATTATAAAGATACTCCAATAAAGCAAAGATATGGCGATATTTTTGCAGTTCCAGATATAAGTACATTCGTACTAATACCATATTTAGAGAGAACAGCTAGAGTATTATCTTTCTTGACTACACAAGATAATTCTCCTCATCCCTTATGCACAAGATCGTTATTAACAAGATCAATTGATAAACTTGCTGAACTTGGTTATAATATCAAAGTTGCTTTTGAACCTACTTTCTACCTAATTAATTTCAAAGACGGGAAGCCAGTTCCAGCAGATGAAGCTAGAGCGTTCTCATCTGAAGGACTTATGGAACAACAG
The sequence above is drawn from the Sulfurisphaera tokodaii str. 7 genome and encodes:
- the taw21 gene encoding tRNA 4-demethylwyosine(37)-methyltransferase Taw21 produces the protein MIKDLVKELGLWKRVEIIGDIAVIGIPFDKTPEDVKPFAEELLRKLTYIKAVWGRYRDTHGDYRLSTLVHLAGEKRSETIYKEHGCKYFLDITKVFFSAKLSYEHLRIAKEVKSGEIIINMFAGYGPFSILSYILGKPKIVYSIDINPFAYYYMMVNIDLNKAYGVIPIYGNAFEKINYLPLADRIISPLPEKAEEAFKVAWDHVKSGGIIHLFTEVEGEDPLNKIKDMYPNVIFARIVRSVKPKVYHVVVDIRK
- a CDS encoding SIS domain-containing protein, with amino-acid sequence MNYIKLLEEELNTNYQVDSHIQLDEAYIIGSGDSYASGLVIEGKSKRKITVLDPYEALEVNITKPTVIVSVSGKTRYNVILAKKLRSKGVKVIGITANSESPLAKEVNDVVILPYRPKAKLPGFLSFLMSLSALYSMFRFEEDKERVNKVINLDNSPFFIGKSENYGVAYFSSLKMAEVFGIPSNYERLELFVHSPIFSSRNRNIIILSSGDERENKLYKMIDFTIVEETGCVGAFCNTRVILSSIIYKMKRDNWNRIYFLEDEKILNISSEMIY
- a CDS encoding amidohydrolase family protein, with the protein product MKSIIRAGIALGADNPLKKVYVGVNEGKIEVVSNEELAGYEDAELDIGGWDRLLSPGFISIHTFITLYPFRFRIFYGKINANDLLSVMSNNDVYHLALLGAYHLLRSGVTTVVFSDKYPDPVARAVTNVGLRPIIAIPVGCNNSPDNWEKEFKAMYNRWSHSGSNNVILKLCDQSLSKEVFDVAKSTNIVVLVERTVNLSSFKKDELPENIIALGGGSRSDLDYIKKYKIYLSFTPSLEISRFPLSEYKPSLALDLVPSFDIRQEIALASTRLMLTPEEAFRSITIWGHQQLGLNAGYLGINSDADLIIYEYREPPAFPLDYNSPYESLIYSGYNIETVFVGGESVLDGGVPLNVGLKDVEEGLRRVEEIDKRLGERIRSLEKSRDNR